A region from the Triticum aestivum cultivar Chinese Spring chromosome 3D, IWGSC CS RefSeq v2.1, whole genome shotgun sequence genome encodes:
- the LOC123078889 gene encoding myosin-11 — protein sequence MENGDETLVSPAAAASAEVEKAAPNGDVAGEEVTLADAVHPAKSYAAVAANAEIEDLRATKLDLEEQLANASQENKTLAAEAHRLEGLFSQARDDVATAEHAAATTEEEVASLRAEVERLQALLDRKKADREADERQRQELTAEVETVRQAKLKLEKEIDALKASADATTVKDREAAPDAGVPKEEGVAWQGMAAGAAAGAAITAAVVLIYLRLKR from the coding sequence ATGGAGAACGGCGACGAAACCCTcgtctcccccgccgccgccgcctccgcggagGTCGAGAAGGCTGCGCCCAACGGAGACGTCGCGGGCGAGGAGGTCACCCTCGCCGACGCCGTCCACCCCGCCAAGTcctacgccgccgtcgccgccaacgcCGAGATCGAGGACCTCCGCGCCACCAAGCTCGACCTCGAGGAGCAGCTCGCCAACGCCAGCCAGGAGAACAAGACCCTCGCCGCGGAGGCCCACCGCCTCGAGGGCCTCTTCTCCCAGGCCCGGGACGACGTCGCCACCGCCGAgcacgccgccgccaccaccgaagAAGAGGTGGCCTCGCTCCGTGCCGAGGTCGAGCGCCTCCAGGCCCTCCTCGACCGCAAGAAGGCTGACCGTGAGGCCGACGAGCGCCAACGCCAGGAGCTCACGGCCGAGGTGGAGACCGTTCGTCAGGCGAAGCTCAAGCTCGAGAAGGAGATCGACGCCCTGAAGGCTTCCGCCGATGCTACCACCGTGAAGGACAGGGAGGCTGCTCCGGACGCTGGGGTCCCGAAGGAAGAAGGGGTCGCCTGGCAGGGGATGGCAGCGGGGGCGGCCGCTGGTGCTGCCATCACGGCTGCCGTCGTTCTGATCTACCTCCGCCTCAAGAGGTAA